One window of Anaerolineales bacterium genomic DNA carries:
- the recJ gene encoding single-stranded-DNA-specific exonuclease RecJ — MAQDKHWNIPPRITPEADSALAAFPPLLRQVLYNRGFADDPSARAFLRGEPNINTDPFQLTDMRAAVERIRFAVQTNEPIAIYGDYDVDGVTATALLVEALKNLGADVRGYIPNRFDEGYGLNNSALDELKSDGVKLVITVDCGIRSPAEAAHARTIGLDLIISDHHHPDNDNLPPAFAVINPKRHGDPYPDKDLAGVGIAYKIAEGLLRENDQADVVNGQILNSLLDLVALGTVADLAPLVGENRVLVKKGLRQMGQTTRQGLFSLAAVSDLALKKINAGHIGFMLGPRLNAAGRLKEALAAFELLTTNDVFKAGELAQQLDMQNRERQRITREMQTRAEEIALSDDPDAQLLFAAHEDFNSGVVGLAASRLTEKYYRPAIVASKGAEETRGSCRSIPEFHITDALDQCADLLVRHGGHAAAAGFTVRNENLTELVLRLKNIAGEKLSGMELKPTLTADAEVDLSEMRPEVYEKGLKYLEPTGYGNREAAFVARDVKVKNSRTVGAEGKHLKLSLEDAKGVTHDAIGFRLGDWHNSMLKRVDILFTYEPNEYNGRVNYQLNLKDLKGS; from the coding sequence ATGGCTCAGGATAAACATTGGAACATTCCGCCTCGCATCACACCAGAAGCGGATTCGGCGCTGGCGGCTTTTCCTCCGCTGTTACGTCAGGTACTTTACAATCGCGGCTTCGCCGACGATCCCTCTGCGCGCGCATTCCTGCGCGGGGAACCGAACATCAATACCGACCCGTTCCAACTAACGGACATGCGCGCCGCCGTCGAACGGATTCGATTCGCGGTTCAAACTAACGAACCCATCGCGATCTACGGCGACTACGACGTGGACGGAGTCACAGCGACCGCCTTGCTTGTCGAAGCTCTCAAGAATCTCGGCGCGGATGTGCGCGGTTACATCCCCAACCGCTTCGACGAAGGGTACGGGCTCAATAACAGCGCATTGGACGAACTCAAATCGGACGGGGTTAAACTCGTCATCACCGTGGATTGCGGCATCCGCTCACCTGCCGAGGCGGCTCATGCCCGGACTATCGGCCTTGATCTCATTATCAGTGACCATCACCATCCCGATAACGACAACCTGCCCCCCGCTTTCGCTGTCATCAACCCAAAACGTCACGGCGATCCATACCCCGATAAGGACCTAGCCGGGGTTGGGATTGCGTACAAAATTGCCGAAGGATTATTGAGAGAGAACGATCAAGCAGATGTGGTCAATGGTCAGATCTTGAATTCCTTGCTCGACCTTGTCGCGCTTGGAACAGTCGCCGATCTTGCCCCATTGGTCGGCGAGAATCGCGTGCTCGTCAAAAAGGGATTGCGCCAAATGGGTCAAACGACCCGGCAGGGATTGTTCTCGCTCGCCGCGGTCTCCGACCTTGCCTTGAAAAAGATCAACGCAGGTCACATCGGCTTTATGCTTGGTCCGCGCCTGAACGCGGCCGGAAGATTGAAAGAAGCCCTGGCGGCATTTGAATTGCTAACCACGAATGATGTTTTCAAAGCCGGGGAACTCGCCCAACAATTGGACATGCAGAATCGTGAACGGCAGCGAATCACCCGCGAGATGCAAACCCGCGCCGAGGAGATCGCATTGAGCGACGACCCGGACGCCCAATTGCTTTTTGCCGCACACGAAGACTTCAACTCAGGCGTTGTTGGGCTTGCCGCTTCAAGGTTGACGGAAAAGTACTACCGTCCTGCCATCGTCGCTTCAAAAGGTGCAGAGGAGACACGCGGCTCCTGCCGTTCCATCCCCGAGTTCCATATCACCGATGCGCTAGATCAATGCGCCGATCTGCTTGTGCGGCACGGCGGTCATGCTGCGGCGGCGGGATTTACCGTGAGAAATGAAAATCTGACTGAGCTTGTTCTGCGTTTAAAAAACATTGCCGGAGAAAAATTGTCGGGAATGGAACTCAAGCCCACCCTTACGGCTGATGCGGAAGTGGACCTATCCGAAATGCGCCCCGAAGTGTACGAGAAAGGGCTCAAGTACCTTGAACCAACCGGCTACGGGAATCGCGAAGCCGCGTTCGTGGCGCGGGATGTCAAAGTCAAAAATTCGCGCACCGTCGGCGCGGAAGGCAAACATCTGAAGTTATCACTTGAGGACGCGAAGGGGGTCACTCACGATGCCATCGGTTTCCGGCTCGGTGACTGGCACAATTCCATGCTGAAGCGCGTGGATATCTTATTCACCTACGAACCGAACGAGTACAACGGTCGCGTGAACTATCAATTGAATTTGAAAGACTTAAAAGGTTCGTAG
- a CDS encoding DUF2721 domain-containing protein gives MENLSLTTPALLFPTVSLLILAYTNRFLTLATIIRNLYDRYHDSGDRNLLAQIDNLRRRVYLIRNMQIVGVVSLLMCVLSMFAIFAGWAEGGAWSFGAALMFMIVSLGISLHELTISAGALDLLLTDLEDGKGR, from the coding sequence ATGGAAAACCTCTCGTTGACCACGCCTGCGCTGCTATTCCCGACGGTTTCGTTGTTGATACTGGCGTATACCAATCGATTCCTGACCCTTGCCACAATCATCCGCAACCTGTACGACCGCTATCATGACAGCGGGGATCGAAACCTTCTCGCGCAGATCGATAACCTGCGCAGACGTGTGTACTTGATCCGCAACATGCAAATAGTGGGTGTGGTCAGTTTGCTGATGTGCGTTTTAAGCATGTTCGCCATTTTCGCCGGTTGGGCAGAGGGAGGAGCGTGGAGTTTTGGCGCGGCCTTGATGTTCATGATCGTCTCGCTTGGGATATCTTTGCATGAATTGACCATTTCGGCAGGCGCGCTCGATCTGTTGTTGACCGATCTCGAAGATGGCAAGGGGCGGTGA
- a CDS encoding DUF2255 family protein, with the protein MTGRKITGVILEKIKKERILGIRAGSEAGHRIIGIWAVVVEGRIFVRSWSMKPKSWWRAFLEDPHGSIFVGEGEFRVRSVQTRSERLKDLVSAAYKDKYNKPGDLMFVKDMCGKKSRDTTMELLPEFPAVNKSRM; encoded by the coding sequence GTGACGGGCAGAAAGATTACAGGCGTAATTTTGGAGAAAATAAAGAAGGAAAGAATCCTTGGCATCCGTGCGGGGAGCGAAGCGGGCCACCGTATCATCGGTATCTGGGCTGTGGTCGTGGAGGGACGTATCTTCGTCCGCTCATGGAGCATGAAACCGAAAAGTTGGTGGCGGGCGTTTCTCGAAGACCCGCATGGGAGCATCTTTGTGGGGGAGGGAGAATTCAGGGTGCGCAGCGTGCAAACGCGCAGCGAGCGGTTAAAGGACCTGGTCAGCGCGGCATATAAGGATAAGTACAACAAGCCTGGAGATTTAATGTTCGTGAAGGATATGTGCGGGAAAAAGTCGCGGGATACGACGATGGAATTACTGCCCGAATTCCCAGCTGTTAATAAATCAAGAATGTGA